The following is a genomic window from Candidatus Hydrogenedentota bacterium.
ACTTGATGGGCACCTCTCTAGGCAGAGACTTCCTAGAACGGGGCGCCTTAAACCTAAAGAATGAGCGGCATACAGTTCTTTTGGCACGTTCCGGTATTGCATTATCGGTGATTGTTACCCTGTTTCTTGCGTGGGTACTTCCCGGCAGCGTTGTTGCAGTGGCCACGGCGAGTTTCTCCGGATTGTGTGCAGCGTCATTCCTACCGCTATATGTGGGCGGCATGTATTGGCGGCGTATGACTCGAACCGGGGCTATCGCCAGCCTTTTCGTTGGGTTTTGTGTCAGTTTATTTTGGTTCGGTTTTGTACAAATGCCCGGAGGACGCAACCCTGCCGTATTGTCATTCTTTTTATTGAATCGCCCGACAATACTTGAGAATCCTCTGCTCGGTATTTATTGGAAATGGGTGGAAGCTTTGATTGTGGCACTGCCAATTTCTGCATTGACGGCTTTCACAGTCAGCTTGATAACCCGTCCGGAATCATCCGAACACCTTGACAAGTGCTTTGGCAAATACAAGTCGCACAACTAAACATTGCCCAAACGGTATCATTGCCGAGAAAGAAAATCACAGTGCTCTGTTGCTGAGGCGCCTTTGGCTTGAGAAGTCATTTTTTCATTTTTGTTCGGTGGAAGTAAGACTATTATTTTTTTTACAAGATTGCTTTATAAGTCTTTCCGGTATTTTTCTCGCTCAACAT
Proteins encoded in this region:
- a CDS encoding sodium:solute symporter family protein; amino-acid sequence: LMGTSLGRDFLERGALNLKNERHTVLLARSGIALSVIVTLFLAWVLPGSVVAVATASFSGLCAASFLPLYVGGMYWRRMTRTGAIASLFVGFCVSLFWFGFVQMPGGRNPAVLSFFLLNRPTILENPLLGIYWKWVEALIVALPISALTAFTVSLITRPESSEHLDKCFGKYKSHN